Proteins encoded within one genomic window of Aspergillus nidulans FGSC A4 chromosome VII:
- a CDS encoding SDR family NAD(P)-dependent oxidoreductase (transcript_id=CADANIAT00008471), whose translation MGVPRMPTNTTKLRTTSNSYLQPSNKYPALDTMSLQGKVYAITGGASGIGLATAKLLSSRGGTVCIADVNPTTLAEAESYFSSKTPVVQYTITQVDVSNRQQVDCWIASILTKYQRLDGAANIAGIVGKDHGVKSVAELDDDEWDRILGVNLTGLMYCLRAELKNIANGGSIVNMASIHSTTGVPKYGAYAASKHGVLGLTRVAAKENGHREVRVNAVAPGPIYTPLMQGQWDRIGRPSDAPFDDPIAFRRQGTADEAANVVVFLLSPESSFVTGACYSVDGGWI comes from the exons ATGGGAGTTCCCCGCATGCCAACTAATACGACAAAGCTTCGCACCACCTCAAACAGCTATCTCCAACCAAGCAACAAATATCCAGCGTTAGATACAATGTCCCTCCAAGGCAAAGTCTACGCCATCACTGGCGGTGCAAGCGGCATCGGTCTCGCAACCGCCAAGCTCCTTTCCTCGCGCGGGGGCACCGTTTGCATAGCCGACGTCAACCCGACCACTCTCGCCGAAGCAGAATCCTATTTCAGCTCCAAGACACCCGTCGTCCAATACACAATCACTCAAGTAGACGTCTCCAACAGACAACAGGTCGATTGTTGGATCGCGTCGATCCTAACGAAATACCAGCGTCTTGACGGCGCCGCCAATATCGCAGGCATAGTGGGGAAGGACCACGGCGTCAAAAGCGTGGCAGAGCTCGACGATGACGAGTGGGATCGAATACTCGGCGTTAATCTCACGGGGCTGATGTACTGCCTTCGCGCGGAGCTTAAGAATATCGCTAATGGCGGGTCGATTGTTAATATGGCCTCTATCCACTCAACTACAG GCGTCCCGAAATACGGTGCCTACGCGGCAAGTAAGCACGGAGTGCTCGGCCTCACCCGTGTCGCAGCCAAGGAGAACGGTCATCGCGAGGTCCGCGTTAACGCCGTTGCTCCCGGTCCGATCTATACCCCTTTAATGCAGGGGCAGTGGGATAGAATCGGCCGGCCTTCAGATGCCCCTTTTGATGATCCGATTGCGTTCCGACGGCAGGGGACGGCTGACGAGGCGGCGAATGTAGTTGTTTTCCTGTTGAGTCCGGAGAGCTCGTTTGTGACCGGGGCTTGCTATTCGGTGGATGGGGGGTGGATTTGA
- a CDS encoding uncharacterized protein (transcript_id=CADANIAT00008472), with the protein MYDLVITNGICVTASDVAPLDIAIQGEKIALLAPSGSLAKQGTRVIDAEGGFIMPGGIDCHVHLQEPSLFGKGTSSDDYESGSRSAIAGGNTTIITFAPLQKETTATPVNVVHDTRALADGRCYSDFSFHLLMGTAAPRALQDFPRLREEGISSIKIYMTYQALQLRDGDILSVLLAARKNKILTMIHAENGEVLDWLTHQLEAAELFAPKYHSNSRPPILEAEATNRAIALSSLIADTPILLVHVSDVGATTRIREAQTLGQPILAETCPQYLFLTRHDLDKPGFEGAKCVCSPPPRDKNDQEAIWTGLDNGTFAILSSDHCPFRYDDAESGKKTCITAEHPVGQFKYIPNGLPGVETRMPLAMSAGKLELTKLVQVFSTNAAKLYGLYPRKGALIPGVSDADLTIWYPGKLDLTVTNDMLHHNTDYTPYEGRKVTNWPRYTVLRGQVVWDRDNGGVVGRKGYGQFIKRDAALGIWKPDAKTFDLESL; encoded by the exons ATGTATGACCTTGTCATTACTAACGGAATCTGCGTTACAGCTTCAGATGTAGCGCCTCTCGACATCGCCATTcagggagagaagatcgcGCTCCTGGCCCCATCTGGCTCCCTGGCAAAGCAGGGCACCAGAGTGATAGATGCTGAGGGTGGCTTTATTATG CCCGGTGGTATTGACTGCCATGTTCACCTCCAGGAACCTAGCCTTTTTGGCAAGGGTACATCGTCCGATGACTACGAGTCTGGCTCTCGATCTGCCATCGCAGGCGGCAATACCACGATCATCACTTTTGCCCCGTTGCAAAAGGAGACGACGGCAACGCCCGTGAATGTGGTCCATGACACGCGCGCACTCGCCGACGGCCGATGTTACTCAGACTTCAGTTTTCACCTCCTGATGGGCACGGCAGCTCCCCGAGCCTTGCAAGACTTCCCCAGGCTGCGCGAAGAAGGGATCAGCTCCATCAAGATCTACATGACTTACCAAGCGCTGCAGCTGAGGGACGGCGACATCTTATCGGTCCTCTTAGCCGCGCGCAAAAACAAGATCCTGACCATGATCCACGCTGAGAACGGCGAGGTCCTCGACTGGCTGACGCACCAGCTCGAAGCGGCCGAACTGTTCGCTCCTAAGTACCACTCGAACTCAAGGCCGCCGATCCTCGAGGCCGAAGCGACCAACCGCGCGATAGCGCTGTCCTCGCTAATCGCAGACACTCCCATCCTCCTTGTCCACGTTAGCGACGTCGGGGCGACAACACGCATCCGCGAGGCACAAACCCTTGGCCAACCAATTCTAGCTGAAACGTGCCCGCaatacctcttcctcacccgGCACGACCTCGACAAGCCGGGCTTCGAAGGAGCAAAGTGCGTCTGCTCCCCGCCGCCGCGGGACAAAAACGACCAGGAAGCGATCTGGACGGGTCTCGACAACGGCACGTTTGCCATCCTCAGCTCGGATCATTGTCCATTCCGGTATGATGACGCCGAGTCCGGCAAGAAGACATGTATCACGGCCGAGCACCCCGTGGGGCAGTTCAAGTACATCCCCAACGGCCTGCCGGGCGTGGAAACGCGGATGCCCCTTGCCATGTCGGCGGGAAAGCTTGAGCTCACAAAGCTCGTCCAGGTTTTCTCAACCAATGCGGCGAAACTGTACGGTCTATACCCCCGAAAGGGCGCGCTGATTCCTGGTGTTTCAGACGCGGATTTGACAATCTGGTATCCTGGCAAACTGGACCTGACGGTGACGAACGATATGCTACATCATAATACGGACTACACTCCGTACGAGGGGCGTAAAGTCACCAACTGGCCGAGATACACTGTTCTACGCGGCCAGGTTGTCTGGGATCGCGATAACGGAGGGGTTGTAGGCCGGAAGGGGTATGGGCAGTTCATCAAGCGAGACGCAGCGTTGGGCATCTGGAAGCCGGACGCGAAGACGTTTGACCTTGAGAGTCTGTAG
- a CDS encoding uncharacterized protein (transcript_id=CADANIAT00008473), with protein MTVACTECRAQHLRCDFKKPTCSRCSDARLACIYLPSRRGGRRKPAALAARQVPSPSHSGTSLEKKDQPPALVSDARLVGLYYEHFHPAHPILVPSRLYESRDYPRYLRHVVAFIGSQYSAVLSKDSLAEATALELSTTVDRTPCMVQALLLYSIILSARNEHHQAEISLARATEIALELGMYQKEFAATMADSQEPEAESLRRTWWELFVVEVYTAALQPKPQLQLRCSQVAYDVPLPCEESLYTSQETIPHPPSLDSFSMRLFTDEDEDEAAIHRYSSYSYRIEAARILARVLVLNNLPETQTHPDHAQAVTNALVSWANHLPPQKAASGIIDMYGGVDEMLFQAHITIHYASMLLHLPRSNLSPSLDAPDSPGHGHAGSKTIYPAIPSIRLPPSSARQVHDVMATEASKSLTNLLSMRPCASARTYSPFAVSGLLLGGLMQLFTSEHHPPACADHHHNRVILVLGALKLLRQNWALAREAHRQLRLAAAETVSIISSCRRSVALASAGLTSTAGGNKSPSNCSWTPRLVPAGGNPGLRNEASPPLATSPVFLSEYVDPTCSDPFLFDRLSGLAGVDYLQLLVY; from the exons ATGACCGTCGCTTGCACTGAGTGTCGCGCGCAGCATCTCCGCTGCGATTTCAAAAAGCCAACCTGTTCGCGCTGTTCCGATGCCCGACTGGCCTGTATCTATCTCCCTTCACGACGTGGAGGCAGACGAAAGCCTGCAGCTCTGGCTGCTCGTCAAGTGCCCAGCCCTTCACATTCGGGGACCTCTCTAGAGAAAAAGGACCAGCCTCCGGCTCTTGTTTCCGACGCCCGCTTagtcggtctctactacgAGCACTTCCACCCTGCCCACCCGATCCTGGTTCCCTCACGCCTCTATGAGAGTCGAGACTACCCTCGTTACTTGCGCCATGTCGTCGCCTTTATTGGCAGCCAGTACTCCGCGGTTCTGTCGAAGGATTCACTTGCGGAAGCAACTGCGCTCGAGCTCAGCACCACTGTCGACCGGACCCCCTGTATGGTGCAGGCACTTCTCCTCTATTCCATCATCCTCAGTGCGCGCAACGAGCACCACCAGGCAGAGATCTCCCTCGCTCGGGCAACGGAGATTGCCCTGGAACTGGGGATGTATCAGAAGGAATTCGCCGCGACCATGGCTGACAGCCAGGAGCCCGAAGCAGAAAGCTTGCGCCGGACATGGTGGGAGCTGTTCGTCGTCGAGGTCTATACTGCCGCTCTCCAGCCGAAGCCTCAGCTTCAGTTAAGGTGCAGCCAAGTGGCGTACGATGTCCCACTCCCATGTGAAGAGTCCTTGTACACCTCCCAGGAGACCATCCCCCATCCACCGAGCCTCGACTCCTTCAGCATGCGACTGTTTaccgacgaggacgaggacgaggcggcCATACACCGCTACTCATCCTACAGCTACCGGATTGAAGCCGCCCGCATTCTCGCGCGCGTGCTCGTTCTCAACAACCTACCTGAGACGCAGACGCATCCAGATCACGCGCAGGCTGTGACCAATGCCCTCGTCAGCTGGGCAAACCACCTCCCGCCGCAAAAGGCCGCCTCCGGCATCATAGACATGTACGGGGGCGTTGACGAGATGCTCTTCCAAGCCCACATCACCATCCATTACGCCTCCATGCTGTTGCACCTCCCACGCAGCAACCTTAGTCCCAGTCTAGACGCCCCCGACAGCCCCGGTCACGGGCACGCAGGCAGTAAGACTATCTACCCCGCAATACCTAGTATCCGCCTGCCTCCCTCATCAGCCCGCCAGGTACACGATGTCATGGCCACCGAGGCCTCGAAGAGTCTCACCAACCTTCTTTCCATGCGGCCTTGCGCAAGCGCCCGCACATACAGTCCATTTGCTGTGTCCGGCCTGCTCCTAGGCGGACTGATGCAGCTCTTCACCAGCGAGCACCATCCACCCGCCTGTGCGGACCATCACCACAACCGCGTGATTCTCGTTCTTGGGGCTCTGAAGCTCCTGCGACAAAATTGGGCTCTTGCGAGAGAGGCGCACCGCCAGCTGCGGCTTGCCGCCGCGGAGACCGTCTCAATTATCTCGTCTTGCAGGAGATCGGTAGCTTTAGCGAGCGCTGGTCTTACTTCTACAGCTGGAGGAAACAAAAGTCCCAGCAACTGTAGTTGGACCCCGCGGCTTGTACCTGCAGGTGGGAATCCCGGTCTTCGAAATGAGGCTTCGCCTCCGCTTGCCACCTCGCCGGTCTTTCTCTCCGAGTACGTGGATCCAACATGCAGCGATCCGTTCCTGTTTGACAGGCTGTCGGGGTTGGCAGGAGTTGACTAT ctccagctgctggtCTACTAA
- a CDS encoding NAD(P)/FAD-dependent oxidoreductase (transcript_id=CADANIAT00008474), producing MLFARATRRSIFLPSARLAVSRHASTASPSPSLSPSQWPVNSAAHSHRVVVVGAGTAGLTISHQLLRSKRFSQDEIAVIDPSAWHHYQPGWTLVGGGLKAKDRLRRPLQDLISPRLKFYRHTVNTFCPDSNMIMLDDGCRIAYEHLVVVPGIEIDYGSIRGLPQALENPSAPVSSIYGYEFCDKAFKTIENLKKGTAIFTQPTGIVKCAGAPQKIMWLALDHWQKTGRYTYRPGTGAATAAVEEDSPIKIKFATGLASLFGVPKYSAVLEQLRCQRGVEGSFQHDLVAIEGNQAVFNVALPHPEGDAGRNGNGSGSGTVAASTTRKVQFDLLHVVPKMGPYAFIKKSPISDKAGYVEVDEATTRHRRYSNIWSAGDASSLPTSKTVAAITGQAPVLVHNLLQAMDGKPPDAVYDGYTSCPLLTEYGKVLLAEFKYGGEPSETFNRWFGIDQAVPRRAFYHLKKDFFPWVYYSSMVKGTWRGPKGWSV from the coding sequence ATGCTTTTCGCTCGTGCTACACGGCGCTCCATCTTTCTACCATCGGCCAGGTTGGCCGTCAGTCGACATGCATCTACggcatcaccatcaccatcattATCGCCATCACAATGGCCCGTGAACTCTGCTGCCCACAGTCATAGAGTCGTGGTGGTGGGCGCCGGGACCGCCGGTTTGACCATCAGTCACCAGTTACTACGATCTAAACGATTCTCCCAGGACGAGATCGCCGTGATAGACCCGTCAGCCTGGCACCACTATCAACCCGGTTGGACATTAGTCGGGGGAGGTCTCAAAGCAAAAGACAGACTGCGGCGTCCACTGCAGGATCTGATCAGCCCGCGCTTGAAGTTTTATCGCCATACAGTAAACACGTTTTGCCCTGACAGCAACATGATCATGCTTGACGATGGCTGTCGGATCGCATACGAACATCTTGTGGTTGTTCCGGGCATCGAGATCGATTATGGAAGCATCAGAGGCCTTCCCCAGGCTCTGGAAAACCCCTCTGCACCCGTCTCATCTATTTATGGGTATGAGTTCTGCGACAAGGCATTCAAGACGATCGAGAACCTCAAAAAAGGCACGGCCATTTTCACCCAACCCACAGGCATCGTCAAATGCGCCGGCGCTCCTCAAAAGATCATGTGGCTGGCACTAGACCACTGGCAAAAAACAGGCCGGTATACCTACAGACCAGGCACCGGCGCCGCAACAGCGGCAGTAGAAGAGGATTCGCCAATCAAGATCAAATTCGCAACTGGTCTGGCAAGTCTATTCGGCGTGCCCAAGTACAGTGCtgtgctggagcagctgcgCTGCCAGAGAGGCGTCGAGGGCTCCTTCCAGCACGACCTCGTTGCTATTGAGGGTAACCAAGCCGTCTTCAATGTTGCCCTTCCACATCCAGAGGGAGATGCAGGTAGGAACGGAAACGGGAGTGGGAGCGGGACAGTTGCGGCCTCGACGACGCGGAAGGTACAGTTTGACCTGCTGCATGTCGTGCCCAAGATGGGGCCGTACGCCTTTATCAAGAAAAGCCCGATCTCAGACAAGGCCGGATATGTTGAAGTAGACGAAGCTACAACTCGTCATAGGCGATACTCGAATATCTGGTCTGCGGGCGATGCGTCGAGTCTCCCTACTTCGAAGACTGTCGCGGCGATTACCGGCCAGGCGCCTGTGCTTGTGCAcaatctgctgcaggctaTGGATGGAAAGCCACCAGATGCAGTGTATGATGGTTATACCTCGTGTCCGTTGCTGACGGAATATGGCAAAGTGCTGCTTGCTGAGTTCAAGTATGGCGGGGAGCCAAGTGAGACGTTTAATCGGTGGTTTGGCATCGACCAGGCCGTGCCACGGCGGGCATTCTACCACCTAAAGAAGGACTTCTTCCCCTGGGTCTACTATAGCTCTATGGTCAAGGGGACGTGGCGCGGGCCCAAGGGGTGGAGTGTATAG
- a CDS encoding MBL fold metallo-hydrolase (transcript_id=CADANIAT00008475): MQLLQRLPPAAPKAARSRAPGVIGHSWPWPATARFTRQYSVTPVPALSECLAPSVGATPPAVAGPGPRQQLSVYPSRHLSPTRPRYHSSPSSSSQNAHSPSMEPTIHSIFENKTGSWQYIVADPSTGTAIIIDAVLDYDPATQEISTSSADMLLSLIRKEGYSVSMILETHAHADHLTAASYLQARLAQEQSADHRPAIAIGEHIGQVQRVFGEKYGISPDEYRNVFDRLLRDNETFALGSLTVTALHLPGHTPDHMGYQIGNNIFTGDTLFHVDLGTARCDFPFGSAESLYRSGQRLLSFPSHVKIWAGHDYPPGGPEGRPPVPYTSVGEHKERNKHLKVGVSEQEFVAMRKGRDEGLAPPKLLHAALQINIRAGRMPDLTSEGFRLIHLPLKLDRVKWHSGETTQ, translated from the exons ATGCAGCTCCTACAACGGCTACCACCTGCAGCTCCCAAAGCAGCCAGGAGCAGAGCTCCAGGCGTAATTGGCCATAGTTGGCCGTGGCCAGCGACTGCCAGGTTCACCCGGCAGTACTCAGTGACCCCGGTCCCAGCTCTGTCTGAATGCCTGGCGCCCAGTGTCGGGGCTACTCCACCTGCTGTCGCAGGCCCAGGCCCCCGCCAGCAGCTCTCCGTGTACCCATCCAGACATCTCTCTCCCACGAGGCCTAGGTATCATTCCTCgccctcatcatcaagccaGAATGCACATAGCCCTTCAATGGAGCCAACGATCCACAGCATTTTCGAAAACAAAACCGGCTCGTGGCAGTATATCGTCGCCGACCCATCAACAGGCacggccatcatcatcgacgcAGTGCTAGACTATGACCCTGCAACGCAAGAAATCAGCACATCATCTGCCGATATGCTTCTCTCTCTGATCCGGAAAGAGGGCTACAGCGTATCCATGATTCTAGAGACCCACGCCCACGCTGACCACCTGACCGCCGCATCGTATCTCCAGGCTCGTCTGGCGCAAGAGCAGAGCGCAGACCATAGACCAGCGATTGCGATAGGCGAGCATATCGGACAGGTGCAGCGGGTGTTTGGCGAGAAATATGGGATCTCACCGGACGAGTATCGAAATGTCTTTgacaggctgttgagagaCAACGAGACCTTCGCCCTTGGGTCCCTAACGGTCACAGCGCTGCACCTCCCGGGGCATACGCCGGACCATATGGGCTACCAGATTGGAA ACAACATCTTCACCGGTGACACCCTCTTCCATGTCGACCTTGGCACAGCACGCTGCGATTTTCCCTTCGGCAGCGCAGAGAGTCTCTACAGATCCGGACAGcgccttctctccttcccctcccatGTCAAGATCTGGGCGGGCCACGACTACCCTCCTGGCGGGCCGGAAGGGCGCCCGCCGGTTCCATATACCAGCGTCGGCGAGCATAAAGAGCGTAACAAACACCTGAAAGTGGGTGTCAGCGAGCAGGAGTTTGTGGCGATGAGGAAGGGGCGCGATGAAGGGTTGGCGCCGCCAAAGCTGCTTCACGCGGCGCTTCAGATCAATATCCGCGCAGGCAGAATGCCAGATCTGACGAGTGAAGGCTTTCGGTTgatccatcttcctctgaagTTGGATAGAGTGAAATGGCACAGTGGAGAAACGACCCAGTAG
- the CweA gene encoding putative GPI anchored protein (transcript_id=CADANIAT00008476), producing MKGLHGGIPLAVLAATARAQVQVMGGPGGTDVGNHASIPTENTATNTVNDDFKDDHSFELEHEIEVYPPGHGHHKRVAGGHGPSVISGPSGDDIGNGFAAASVNTFSSEVNEDYKDDHSVDIDKTTIIKPDHKHHHRRGDNFPEVPHKPTVIGGASGDDIGNVADIPTVNEFASSVTESYVDNHSVDVDKNTIVKPHWRRQHSVIDGPSGDDVGNAAFLADVNKISSSFTGKYKDDHSVDVDKTTIVKPGSHHGYQGQEKGEEKGHEKGHEKGDEYDQEKGQEKGDEYDQEKGQEKGDEYDQEKGQKKGDEYGQEKGEGTGQEYGRGFHHPPNKREARGHPSTAIGGPSGNDIGNVVDIPTVNSFTTKFNGHYTDDHSVDVDKAFIVKPHKARALRPGQEDEHGKNDEDVTVIGGPNGKDVGNGFGAANVNAVDTETNESVNDDHSVEVEKTEIIKAGDGHIHPIKPQPEEHGTEHHSGAEEPEPSKPVQQDSHSKSDPECTKVHEVVHTVTRTRTAVETATHTVWPQPAHSEGQEPSHNQYPSAGNPSSPHGQEQGPTAPQYQSEQDGSKHNYPETGSSSWNSKGSEESGEPGHAKGQEQAPSSPQYGGKNDDNNKSNSENGSSWSDSQAPQQFSSSENGKDQQQVPAAPQYQEGNDSSKSDSEGGSSWSNSQAPAQSSNSQYSGQSGTSAQQSPSKDQGQDKSSDEWSSPSSNEEGSYNASPAPAASEVYYGAQSSHAAWESTPTSESHSSHGYSHVQYQPSPTSEGAYHAPATSAITVAEASSFSVIPVHVPSGTPRAHAHGSVVVASSSTPVSSAFRVHNPSVPTGASPEQNHRNSPSPSPSTNGVTEFTGGAGRVAKIEGLCGVLVGVFTLLAFAL from the coding sequence ATGAAAGGACTTCACGGTGGCATTCCTCTAGCCGTGCTGGCCGCCACTGCGCGGGCCCAGGTTCAAGTTATGGGCGGCCCCGGCGGCACTGATGTCGGCAACCATGCCTCCATTCCTACAGAAAACACGGCCACCAACACCGTTAACGACGACTTCAAGGATGACCACTCCTTCGAGCTCGAGCACGAGATCGAGGTGTACCCCCCTGGTCATGGTCACCACAAGCGGGTCGCGGGGGGACACGGTCCAAGTGTGATAAGTGGTCCCAGCGGCGACGACATTGGCAACGGCTTTGCTGCAGCGAGTGTCAACACGTTCTCGTCCGAGGTCAATGAGGATTACAAGGACGACCACTCCGTGGACATTGACAAGACCACCATTATCAAGCCTGACCATaagcaccaccaccgccgcggCGACAACTTCCCCGAAGTGCCTCATAAGCCCACCGTGATCGGCGGCGCTTCTGGTGATGACATCGGCAACGTCGCAGACATTCCAACAGTAAACGAGTTCGCGTCGTCTGTAACAGAGTCGTACGTCGACAACCACTCGGTCGACGTCGACAAGAACACCATTGTCAAGCCGCACTGGCGTCGCCAGCACTCCGTCATCGACGGGCCCAGTGGCGACGATGTCGGCAACGCCGCCTTCCTCGCCGACGTGAACAagatctcctcttccttcacAGGAAAGTATAAGGACGACCACTCCGTTGACGTCGACAAGACGACGATTGTCAAGCCAGGCAGCCACCACGGCTACCAGGGCCAGGAGAAAGGTGAGGAGAAAGGGCACGAGAAAGGGCACGAGAAAGGCGACGAGTATGACCAGGAAAAAGGCCAGGAGAAAGGCGACGAGTATGACCAGGAGAAAGGCCAGGAGAAAGGCGACGAGTATGATCAGGAGAAAGGCCAGAAGAAAGGCGACGAGTATGGACAGGAGAAAGGCGAGGGGACTGGCCAGGAGTATGGCAGAGGCTTCCACCACCCGCCCAACAAGCGCGAGGCCCGCGGACACCCCTCCACTGCCATTGGAGGCCCCAGCGGCAATGACATCGGTAACGTCGTCGACATCCCCACTGTGAACAGTTTCACGACCAAGTTCAACGGTCATTACACCGACGACCACTCTGTCGACGTTGACAAGGCCTTTATCGTCAAGCCCCATAAGGCCCGCGCCCTGCGTCCAGGACAAGAGGACGAACACGGAAAGAACGACGAAGATGTTACCGTTATTGGCGGCCCTAACGGTAAGGATGTCGGCAATGGATTCGGTGCCGCCAACGTCAACGCGGTGGACACAGAGACTAACGAGTCCGTCAACGATGACCACTCggtcgaggttgagaagacCGAGATCATTAAAGCTGGTGATGGTCACATCCATCCCATCAAGCCGCAGCCCGAGGAACACGGCACTGAGCATCACTCAGGCGCGGAGGAGCCGGAACCTTCTAAGCCTGTTCAGCAGGACTCCCACTCCAAGTCTGACCCTGAATGTACCAAGGTCCATGAGGTGGTACACACAGTGACCAGGACTCGCACCGCTGTCGAGACTGCCACCCACACTGTCTGGCCTCAGCCGGCCCACTCTGAAGGACAGGAGCCTTCTCACAACCAGTATCCTTCTGCCGGAAATCCCTCCAGTCCCCACGGCCAGGAGCAGGGTCCTACTGCGCCTCAGTACCAGAGCGAGCAGGACGGCAGCAAACACAATTACCCCGAGACTGGGTCCAGCTCGTGGAACTCCAAAGGTTCTGAAGAGTCTGGCGAGCCCGGACACGCCAAAGGTCAGGAGCAGgccccctcctctcctcagTACGGTGGTAAGAACGATGacaacaacaaaagcaaCTCCGAAAATGGGTCGAGCTGGTCCGATTCTCAGGCTCCCCAGCAATTTTCGAGCTCTGAGAATGGCAAAGATCAGCAGCAGGTTCCTGCAGCGCCTCAGTATCAAGAAGGGAACGACAGCAGCAAGTCTGATTCAGAGGGTGGATCGAGCTGGTCGAACTCTCAGGCGCCGGCACAGTCTTCCAACTCGCAGTACTCCGGACAGTCAGGTACATCTGCGCAACAGTCCCCCAGCAAGGACCAGGGCCAGGACAAATCATCCGACGAGTGGTCTTCCCCGTCTTCAAACGAGGAGGGAAGTTACAACGCCAGCCCTGCTCCGGCCGCCAGTGAGGTCTATTACGGCGCCCAGTCATCCCACGCGGCTTGGGAGTCCACCCCTACAAGCGAGAGCCACAGCTCCCATGGCTACTCCCACGTTCAGTATCAGCCCTCTCCCACGTCAGAAGGTGCATACCATGCCCCTGCCACATCCGCGATCACAGTCGCAGAGGCCTCCTCCTTCAGTGTGATTCCCGTGCACGTACCCAGCGGGACCCCCCGGGCACACGCTCACGGTTCTGTTGTCGTGGCTTCGTCCAGCACGCCTGTTTCGTCTGCGTTCCGAGTGCACAACCCTTCTGTACCCACTGGTGCTTCTCCTGAACAGAACCACCGCAATTCACCCTCGCCGTCCCCCTCTACCAATGGAGTAACCGAGTTCACTGGTGGTGCTGGGCGCGTTGCCAAGATCGAGGGATTGTGCGGAGTGCTGGTGGGTGTTTTCACCCTTCTGGCATTTGCGCTGTAA
- a CDS encoding uncharacterized protein (transcript_id=CADANIAT00008477) yields MTSSPGLSEEEPKQTTPPPAPPPQQSQRLVADEKKQSSPDQEPIVLAVSVQEKPPDVDSPSPLEPEHPQQTLEEYDPSVGAKPCSPFYRHATPSSKLARLAPQRKRSKSIPVGVGSPIDDLEGQRPPWQRLYDVEEGQTEGRDSRTKLKLWAQKKKYCDCLSGLSNGQRMAVKIAIAVLLVGSMVGVALGITAAVGGGVWRGENHTEQIG; encoded by the coding sequence ATGACGTCTTCCCCAGGGCtcagcgaggaagaaccCAAACAAACGACGccgccaccagcaccaccaccacaacAGTCACAAAGGCTAGTAGCAGACGAAAAGAAACAGTCAAGCCCAGATCAGGAGCCGATAGTTCTCGCGGTCTCCGTCCAGGAAAAGCCGCCCGACGTGGACTCTCCTTCGCCACTCGAACCCGAACACCCCCAACAAACACTCGAAGAATACGATCCCTCTGTCGGCGCGAAGCCCTGCTCCCCTTTCTACCGCCATGCAACACCCTCCTCCAAGCTCGCTCGACTTGCCCCACAACGGAAACGGTCGAAGAGCATCCCCGTCGGCGTCGGGAGCCCAATCGACGACCTTGAGGGCCAACGCCCGCCGTGGCAACGGCTCTACGACGTAGAAGAGGGACAGACTGAGGGCAGAGACTCAAGAACGAAGCTAAAACTCtgggcgcagaagaagaaatactgCGACTGTCTGAGCGGACTGAGCAATGGGCAGCGCATGGCCGTAAAAATAGCAATCGCGGTTTTGCTGGTGGGGAGTATGGTGGGCGTCGCGCTGGGAATCACGGCAGCCGTGGGAGGAGGAGTTTGGAGGGGAGAAAACCATACTGAGCAGATCGGTTGA